CGGCAAGGGGCTTTGGTCAGCGCGCTAGCCGTCAGCGTGCTGTGGTCAGCCGCCTACCGTCAGCCCAGCAGGTCGTGCCGGACGACGGTCTGCTCACGCTCCGGCCCGACCCCGATCGCGGAGATCCGCGCCCCGCTGAGCTCCTCCACCGCCAGCACGTAGCGCTGCGCGGCCGGCGGCAGGTCCTCGAAGACGCGGGCACCGCTGACGTCCTCGGTCCACCCCTCGAGGTACTCGTACTGCGGCACGGCGTGGTGGACGTCGCTCTGCGAGAACGGCATCTCCTCGACGAGCCGACCGTCGACCCGGTAGCCGACGCACACCGGGATCCGCTCGATGCCCGTCAGCACGTCGAGCTTGGTCAGCACGAGGTCGGTGATCCCGTTGATCCGCGCGGAGTACCGGGCGACGACCGCGTCGTACCAGCCGCACCGCCGTGGCCGGCCCGTCGTCGTGCCGTACTCGCCGCCGGCCTCCCGCAGCCGCTGGCCCCACTCGTCGTGCAGCTCGGTCGGGAACGGCCCTTCCCCGACCCGGGTGACGTACGCCTTGGCGACCCCGATCACCCGGTCGATCGAGTTCGGCGGCACGCCCGTGCCGGTGCAGGCACCGCCGGCGGTGGCGTTGGACGACGTGACGAACGGGTACGTGCCGTGGTCGACGTCCAGCAGCGTGGCCTGCCCGCCCTCGAACAGCACGGTGTCGCCCCGGCCCAGGGCCCGGTGCAGCTCCAGGGCGGTGTCCCGGACCATGGGCGCCAGCCGGTCGGTGTAGGAGAGCAGCTCCTCGACGACCTCGTCGACCGTGATGGCCCGCCGGTTGTACACCTTGACCAGCAGGTGGTTCTTCTGGTCGAGCGCCCCCTCGACCTTCTGCCGCAGGATGTGCTCGTCGAACAGGTCCTGCACCCGGACGCCGACCCGGTTCATCTTGTCCGCGTAGGCCGGGCCGATCCCCCGGCCGGTGGTCCCGATCCGGCGCTTGCCGAGGAACCGCTCACCGACCTTGTCGATCACCCGGTGGTAGGGGGCGATGATGTGCGCGTTGGCCGAGACCTGCAGCGCGGAGCAGTCGACGCCCCGGGCGGTCAGCGCGTCGATCTCCTCGAACAGGACGGCGAGGTCGACGACGACGCCGTTGCCGATGACGGGCGTGACCCCCGGGGTGAGGATCCCCGCCGGCAGCAGGTGCAGCGCGTACTGCTCGCCACCGACCACGACGGTGTGGCCGGCGTTGTTGCCGCCGTTGAACTTCACGACGTAGTCGACCCGGGCGCCCAGGGCGTCCGTCGCCTTGCCCTTGCCCTCGTCACCCCACTGGGCGCCGACGAGCACGATGCCGGGCATCGGGATACCTGCTTTCCTGGACGACGAGAACGGACCAACCGCCCAGCGAGGCTACCGGAGGACACGTGAGCCACACCCCCGCGGACCGGACGCGACCACTGGACCCGGCGACCCGCGGCACCGGGTCACCGCCGCGGCCCGAGGTCCTCGCCCTGGCGAACCCGGCTGCCGGGTCGGCGCAGGAGGAGACGCTCGCCGAGGCCGCCGTCGCCCTGCGGGCCCTCGCCGACGTCGAGCTCGTCGTCCCGGCGGACACCGGCGAGCTGCGCGCCGCGCTCGAGGTGCTCGGCGAGCGACAGCTCGTCCTGCTCGGTGGGGACGGGACGCTGTCGGCCTGCGTGGCCGGGCTGGACGCCCTCGGCCGGCTCGGCCCGGACCGTCCGATCGGCCTGGTGCCGCTGGGCACCGGCAACGACGTCGCCCGCGCGCTCGGGCTGCCGCTGGAGGACCCGGCCGCGGCGGCGCGCCGGGCGCTCACCGGCTCGCCGACCCCGTTGGAGCTGCTTCGCGCGGACGACGGCACGATCGCCGTCAACGCCGTCCACGTCGGCGTCGGGGCCGAGGCGGCCGCCCGCGCCGAGGACGCCAAGGGACTGCTCGGCCGGGCCGGCTACGCCGTCGGCGCGCTGCGGGCGGGGGTCGCCGCCGACGGCTGGCACCTGCGGGTGGCCGCGGACGACGTCGTGCTTCACGACGGGACCGAGCCGGTGCTCATGGTGGCCGTCGGGCTGGGCTCGTCGATCGGCGGCGGCACTCCGCTGGCCCCGGACGCCGACCCCCACGACGGGCTGGCGGACGTCGTCGTCGCCACGGCCACCGGACCGCTGGCCCGGGTCGGCTACGCCCTGGCGCTGCGCCGCGGCGAGCACGTCGAGCGGGACGACGTCCGCCGGGCCCGCGCCCGCCGGGTCACCGTCGAGGTGACCGACGGCGAGCCGTTCCCCGTCGACACCGACGGCGAGGTCTCCGGACCGTTCGACCAGCGGACGTGGACGGTCGAGCCCGGCGCCTGGGCGCTGCGGGTGTGAGGCCGGCGGTCAGCCGGTGAACGTCGGGTCGCAGTCCAGCAGGAACGCCGCGACCCGCTGCGCCTCGTCGTCCTCCCCGATCGCGGCGGCTGCCCGGCCCAGCGCGGCCAGGGCCCGCAGGAAGCCGCGGTTCGGCTCGTGCGAGGCCGGGACCGGTCCGTGGCCGCGCCAGCCGGCGCGCCGCAACGCGTCGAGCCCGCGGTGGTACCCGGTCCGGGCGTACGCGTAGGCCTCGACCTCCCGCCCGTCGGCCAGGGCCTGCTCGGCGAGCACGGCCCACGCCAGGCTGGACGCCGGGTGCGAGGCGGCCAGCTCGAGCGGGGACGCGTCACCGGCCAGGGCACGGGCGACCTCGGTGTCGGGGTGGTCCTCGGGCAGCAGGGTGGGCGGCGGGCCGCCCAGCAGGTTCTCGCCAGCGGTGGACATGCACCCATCGTGCACCGAGGGTTACCGTGACACTCCGCCGAGGTGGCTCCGAGGCCCGCGGCGGGAGCGCTGCCGCACCGTGGAGGGCCGGGTCGTGATCCAGCTGGAGTCGTCGTCGACGTCGACGGTGCTCACCGTGGTCGGGGACCTCGACCTGGCCGAGCGAGACCAGTTCCCCGAGATCGCCGCCAGGGTGAGCGGGCTGCGCCGCCAGCTGCTCGTCGTGGACATGTGCCGGACGACGTTCCTCGACTCCACCGGCGCCGCCTTTCTCATCTCGCTCGCCGACGCACTGGGACGACGCGGTGGGGTGACGGTGCTGCGGGGGGTGTCCGAGCGGGATCGGTTCGTGCTCGAGGTGTGCGGGGTGCTGGACCTGTTCAGGATCGACGACGAGCACCACTGCGGCAGCACCGACACGGCCGCGGCCGGACCCTGGCGGGTCGAGCGCGGCTGAGGGATGCGCCGGCCGAAGGACTCAGACCCGGTCCGGCACCCTGGCCCAGACGGTCTTCCCCGCGCCCGACCGGTGCCAGCCCCACTCGGCGAGCCGCTGCACGACGTGCAGGCCGTACCCACCGACCCCACGGTCCGCTGCCTCGACGGCGGACGGCGGCGCCGGGTTCGCGTCGTCGACCTCGATGACGAGACCGCGGGCGCCGTGGCGCAGCCGCAGACCCACCGGACCCCAGCCGTGCAGCACGGCGTTGCCGACCAGCTCGGAGACGACGAGCTCGGCCTCGGACGCGCAGCCCAGGGACCACGCCCGGCAGGCCTGCACGGTGAGGTGCCGCGCCCGGCCGATGGACGAGGGGTCGCCCGGCAGCTGCCAGCGTCGCTGCCGGGGCCCGTCGCCGGGGACGACCGCGGTCGTGTCGTCCTCGGGAACCCTCAGCACCACCACGGCCATGTCGTCCTCCGGCTCGTCGCCGAGCGCGGCGAGCAGCTCCTCGCCGATGCCCGCGGCGTCGGTCGCCGTGAGGTCGGCGCACACCTCGCGGAGCATCTGCAGCCCGTCCATCAGCGGGCGGGACCGACGCTCGATGAGCCCGTCGGTGTACAGCACGAGGACGTCCCCGGGCCCGAGGGTGCGCGAGCCGGTGTGCCGGGGTCGGTCGCCGACACCGACGAGCGTCCCACCGCCCTCGGAGAGCACCGCCACCTCACCGCCGCTGACGAGCAGCGGCGGCAGGTGGCCGGCCCGCGACCACTGCAGCTCCCACACTCCCTCGTCCACCCGTGCCAGCGTCACCAGGACGAGGCTGGCCGAGCGGGGGATCCGCATCCCGGTGACGAGCTGGTCCACCCGCATGAGCACCTGACCGGGGTCGTCGGCCTCGTAGGCGTACGCGCGCACGACGGAGCGCAGCTGGCCCATGGCCGCGGCCGCCTCGACGTCGTGGCCGACGACGTCGCCGACGACGAGACCGACGGCGTCCGGGCCCATCTGCAGGACGTCGTACCAGTCACCACCCACCTGGGCGTGGTCGAGGTTGGGGGCGTAGAACGACCAGACGTCGAGGCCGGGCACCCCGGACTGCTCGGGCAGCATCGTGCGCTGCAAGGTCTCGGCGAGCTGGTGCTCCCGGGCGTAGAGCCGGGCGTTCTCCAGCGACAGCCCCACCCGCCGGGCGGACTCCTGGAGCAGGGCGAGGTCGTCGTCCGCGAGCCCGCCGTCCGGGATGCCGACGACGAGCAGGCCGAGGACGCCGCGCCGTCCCGGGACCGGCAGGCTCAGGCACTCCCCCGGCGGGACGACGTCCGGCTCCACGTGCAGGCACAGCTGGGTCTCCAGCCAGCGGGTCAGGGTCCCGTCCGGGTACCGGGCGTGCCCGACGACCCGCAGCGGACCGGTGGTGAGGCCGACCAGCTGGCCGGCCACCGGGTCGGCGGCCGGGTCGGTCTCCGCGGGGCGCGGCAGCCCGGCCGCGTCCCGCCCGGGCGGGGGGACGTCCCCGGCGGTGGCCACGACCCGCACGTGCCCGTCGGCGACCAGGACGGCGCACCACGGCACCACGCGCGGGGTGAGGACGTCCGCGACCCGCTGGAGGGCCAGCGGGGAGTCGAGCTCGACGGCCGCCTCGGCGACGTCGACGAGCACCGCGAGCCGCTGCCGGGCCCGGCGCTCGTCGGCGAGCTGGGCACCCGCTGCGCCGTCGGCGTCCGGGGTGGACGCCGGGACGTCCACGGCCGGCAGATCCGAGGCGGAGGCCGGGACCAGGACGACGAGCACCGACCCGGCCGCGCCGCCCCCGGCCCGGTCCAGAGGCGCGGCGTCCAGCCGCCAGCCGTCCAGCGCTGCGCTGACCGCCTCCCCGCGGACGGCGCGGTCCCAGGCGGCGGCGTCGCCGGTGGTGAGCCCGGCGCGACGGCGCCACTCCTCGACGGCGAGCGGGACGGCGACGTCCCCGGCCATCGCGGCGGCGCGACGGTTGACGTGCACGACCAGCCCGGAGGCGGCGTCCAGGACGAGCACCGCGGCGTCCTGCTCCTGGACGAGGCTGGTCAGCCGGCTGACGACGTCCTCGAGACCGTCCCGGACTCGCTTGGCCACGCGCGGCTCCGATCGTCTAGCGTTCCGACTGGTCCGTGGTGACGGCTCCGCAGTGGGGCCGTCGAGGGGGTCCGGGAGGCACGGTGCGGGACGGTAACACCAGCGGGACGCCCCTCGGCGGCGACGCCACCGGGTCCTCCGGTCGTCCGGCGGACCCGGGGTCGGTGCACGTCATCCTCGGCGGCCGCAAGACCAGGGTGGTGCTCACCGGCGAGATCGACGCCGAGCTCGGACCGGACCTCATCGAGGCAGCCGCGGAGGCGGAGGACGCCGGCCGGCCGGTGGAGGTGGACGCCCGGTACGTGTCGTTCATGGACTCCACCGGCGTGGCGTTCCTCGCTCGGCTGGCGTCGCGCTGCGAGGGGCGGCTGGTGCTGATCCGCCCGCCGGACCTGGTCCGGTTCCTCATCGACGTCACCGCGATCCGCGAGGTGCTCGACGTCACCGACACCGACCCAGGTGTCGACCCGACGACGCCGTCCGACGACCCGGCCTGACCGGCACGGCGCTCAGCGCATCCGCCGGCCCGCCGAGCGCAGGTGCTGGCAGGCCTCGACGACCCGGGCCGCCATACCGGCCTCGGCGGCCTTGCCCCACGCCCTCGGGTCGTACTGCTTCTTGTTGCCGACCTCGCCGTCGACCTTCAGCACGCCGTCGTAGTTGCGGAACATGTGGTCGGCGACCGGCCGCGTGAAGGCGTACTGGGTGTCGGTGTCGACGTTCATCTTGACGACGCCGTAGTCGCAGGCGGTGGCGATCTCCTCGGCGGTCGAGCCGGACCCGCCGTGGAAGACGAGGTCGAACGGCCGCTCGACACCGGTCCGCTCACCGGCCGCCTCCTGCGCGGCCTTGAGGATCTCCGGGCGCAGCTTGACGTTGCCCGGCTTGTACACGCCGTGCACGTTGCCGAAGGTCAGCGCGGTGAGGTAGCGGCCGTTCTCGCCGGTGCCGAGCGCCTCGACGGTGGCGATGGCGTCCTCCGGCGTGGTGTAGAGCTTCTCGTTGATCTCGCCCACCACGCCGTCCTCCTCGCCGCCGACGACCCCCACCTCGATCTCGAGGACGACGTTGGCCTGGCGGCACTGCTCGAGCAGCTCACGGGCGATCTGCAGGTTCTCCTCCAGGGGCACCGCGGAGCCGTCCCACATGTGGGACTGGAACAGCGGCTCGCGGCCCTCGGCGACCCGCTGCCGGCTGATCTCCAGCAGCGGCCGGACGAAGCCGTCGAGCTTGTCCTTGGGGCAGTGGTCGGTGTGCAGGGCGATCTGGACGTCGTAGGCCTTGGCGACGTGGTGGGCGTACTCGGCCAGCGCCTGCGCCCCGAGCACCATGTCCTTGACCGTGGGGCCCGACAGGTACTCCGCCCCGCCGGTGGACACCTGGATGATCCCGTCGCTCTCGGCCTCCGCGAAGCCGCGGATGGCCGCGTTGAGGGTCTGCGAGCTCGTCACGTTGATCGCCGGGTAGGCGAACGAGCCGGCCTTCGCGCGGTCGAGCATCTCCGCGTAGACCTCGTGGGTGGCGATGGGCATGGTCGCTGCTCCTGGTACTCGTCGCGGACACGTTCACCGCGATCCTTCCACACGGGGATCGGCGGCAAGGCGGCCGTCAGTGAGCTCGAGGACGTCGTCGGCGAGGTCGACGAGCGCGGGGTCGTGGGTGGCGACGACGACGCTGACGCCGCGCTGGTCGACGAGCTCGCGCAGCAGGCCCAGCACCTGACGGGCGGTGCCGGAGTCGAGCTGGCCGGTCGGCTCGTCGGCGATCAGCAGCCGGGGCTCACCGGCCAGTGCCCGCGCCACGGCCACCCGTTGCTGCTGCCCGCCGGAGAGCTCGGCCGGGCGCTGCGCCGCGTGAGCGGCCAGGCCGACCAGGTCGAGCAGCTCGGCGACGCGGCGGTCCCGTTCGGCCGGGTCGGTGCGCAGCAGCCGCAGCGGCACGGAGACGTTCTCGGCCGCGGACAGCACCGGCAGCAGCCCGAACGACTGGAACACGTACCCGACCTCGCGCCGCCGCACCTCGACGAGCTCGGCGTCGTCCATCGCCGTGAGGTCGCGGTCACCGAGCAGCACCCGTCCGGCGTCCGGGCGGTCCAGGCCGCCGAGCAGGTTGAGCAGCGTGGTCTTGCCCGACCCGGACCGACCCCGGACGACGACCAGCCGACCGGGCGGGACCTCGAGCGTGACGCCGTCGACGGCGTGCACGTCGCCGGCCGCGGTCCGGTAGGTCCGGCGCAGGTCGCAGGCGGCCAGGACCGGCCCGCTCACCGGTCGGCTCCGCCCGCGGGCCCGTCGTCCTGCTGGCCGGCGCGGGGACCGTCGGGGTCGACAGCGGGACCGTCGGGGTCGACGGCGGCACCTGACGTGTCGGGACGGACCTGGACGTGGTCCGGCTCCAGCGCCAGCCGGACCCGGTCGCGCAGGTCCAGCGCGCCGATGAAGTCTCGCGGCAGCTGCAGCCGCCCGGCGCGGTCGAGAACGGCGAACTCCTCGGCGACGTGCCGCTCTCGACCGTGCTCGTCGACCTCGACCCGCCGCAGCACCTCCGAGGAGGTGCGCCCGTCCCGGATGGCGACGGTACGTCCGACGTGCTCGGACACCAGCGGGTCGTGGGTGACGAGCAGGACGGTGACCCCGAGCTCGCGGTTGGCGTCCCGGAACGCCTCGAGCACCTCCGCGGAGGTCACGGAGTCCAGCTCGCCGGTCGGCTCGTCGGCGAGCAGCACCTCCGGGGAGTTGGCCAGGGCGACCGCGATCGCGACCCGCTGCTGCTGACCGCCGGACATCTGCCCGGGGCGCCGGTCGCCCTGGGCGCCGACGCCGAGCAGGTCGAGCAGGTCGAGAGCGCGCCGCTGCCGCCGGCGGGCCGGCACACGGGCGAACGCCATCGGCATCGCGACGTTCTCCACCGCGGTGAGGTGGGGCAGCAGGTTCCGCGCCGTCTGCTGCCAGACGAACCCGACGGTGTGCCGCTGGTACCGGACCCGCTCGCGGCGTCCCATCCCCAGCAGGTCGTGCCCGCCGACCCGGGCAGTCCCCGCGGTCGGCTCGTCGAGGCCGGAGAGGATCCCGAGCAGGGTCGACTTGCCGGACCCGGAGGCCCCGACGAGGGCGACGACCTCCCCGGTCTCGACGACCAGGTCCAGCCCCTGCAGGGCGACAACCTCCACCCGCTGCTCGCCGCGGGTGGCCGGGACCGTGTAGATCCGCACGAGGTTGTCGCAGACGATGGCGGCCCCGGCGCCCCAGCCACCGGCCCGTGCCTGTGTCATTCGTCGTCTCCCACCCGCAGGACGCCGCCGAGCCGCAACCGGCGGTTGGCCGCGACGGTACCGGCCACCGCGACCGCGACGCCCGCGACGACGCCGCCGGCGATGGCCACCACCGCCAGGACGTCCACGGAGAACGGGGGCGGACCGGTCCCGCCGGTGAAGGCCTGCAGGTCCACCGCCGGGAGCACCGCCCACGGGACGACGACTCCCAGCAGCACCCCGGCGGTCACCGCGGCCACGGCGAGCGGAGCCACCTCCCACACCGCCAGCGCCTGCGCCTGCCGCGCGGAGAGCCCGAGGGTGCGCAGGCGCGACAGCAGCCGACCACGTGCCGGAGCGGTGATCAGCAGGGTGAGGACGACGGCCAGCGCGGCGAGGGCGCCGGCCAGTACGGCCGACACGGCGAACG
This DNA window, taken from Kineosporiaceae bacterium SCSIO 59966, encodes the following:
- a CDS encoding STAS domain-containing protein yields the protein MHVILGGRKTRVVLTGEIDAELGPDLIEAAAEAEDAGRPVEVDARYVSFMDSTGVAFLARLASRCEGRLVLIRPPDLVRFLIDVTAIREVLDVTDTDPGVDPTTPSDDPA
- a CDS encoding STAS domain-containing protein — encoded protein: MIQLESSSTSTVLTVVGDLDLAERDQFPEIAARVSGLRRQLLVVDMCRTTFLDSTGAAFLISLADALGRRGGVTVLRGVSERDRFVLEVCGVLDLFRIDDEHHCGSTDTAAAGPWRVERG
- the fbaA gene encoding class II fructose-bisphosphate aldolase, with protein sequence MPIATHEVYAEMLDRAKAGSFAYPAINVTSSQTLNAAIRGFAEAESDGIIQVSTGGAEYLSGPTVKDMVLGAQALAEYAHHVAKAYDVQIALHTDHCPKDKLDGFVRPLLEISRQRVAEGREPLFQSHMWDGSAVPLEENLQIARELLEQCRQANVVLEIEVGVVGGEEDGVVGEINEKLYTTPEDAIATVEALGTGENGRYLTALTFGNVHGVYKPGNVKLRPEILKAAQEAAGERTGVERPFDLVFHGGSGSTAEEIATACDYGVVKMNVDTDTQYAFTRPVADHMFRNYDGVLKVDGEVGNKKQYDPRAWGKAAEAGMAARVVEACQHLRSAGRRMR
- a CDS encoding ABC transporter ATP-binding protein codes for the protein MTQARAGGWGAGAAIVCDNLVRIYTVPATRGEQRVEVVALQGLDLVVETGEVVALVGASGSGKSTLLGILSGLDEPTAGTARVGGHDLLGMGRRERVRYQRHTVGFVWQQTARNLLPHLTAVENVAMPMAFARVPARRRQRRALDLLDLLGVGAQGDRRPGQMSGGQQQRVAIAVALANSPEVLLADEPTGELDSVTSAEVLEAFRDANRELGVTVLLVTHDPLVSEHVGRTVAIRDGRTSSEVLRRVEVDEHGRERHVAEEFAVLDRAGRLQLPRDFIGALDLRDRVRLALEPDHVQVRPDTSGAAVDPDGPAVDPDGPRAGQQDDGPAGGADR
- a CDS encoding adenylosuccinate synthase, which encodes MPGIVLVGAQWGDEGKGKATDALGARVDYVVKFNGGNNAGHTVVVGGEQYALHLLPAGILTPGVTPVIGNGVVVDLAVLFEEIDALTARGVDCSALQVSANAHIIAPYHRVIDKVGERFLGKRRIGTTGRGIGPAYADKMNRVGVRVQDLFDEHILRQKVEGALDQKNHLLVKVYNRRAITVDEVVEELLSYTDRLAPMVRDTALELHRALGRGDTVLFEGGQATLLDVDHGTYPFVTSSNATAGGACTGTGVPPNSIDRVIGVAKAYVTRVGEGPFPTELHDEWGQRLREAGGEYGTTTGRPRRCGWYDAVVARYSARINGITDLVLTKLDVLTGIERIPVCVGYRVDGRLVEEMPFSQSDVHHAVPQYEYLEGWTEDVSGARVFEDLPPAAQRYVLAVEELSGARISAIGVGPEREQTVVRHDLLG
- a CDS encoding ABC transporter ATP-binding protein, with translation MSGPVLAACDLRRTYRTAAGDVHAVDGVTLEVPPGRLVVVRGRSGSGKTTLLNLLGGLDRPDAGRVLLGDRDLTAMDDAELVEVRRREVGYVFQSFGLLPVLSAAENVSVPLRLLRTDPAERDRRVAELLDLVGLAAHAAQRPAELSGGQQQRVAVARALAGEPRLLIADEPTGQLDSGTARQVLGLLRELVDQRGVSVVVATHDPALVDLADDVLELTDGRLAADPRVEGSR
- a CDS encoding DUF3151 domain-containing protein, which gives rise to MSTAGENLLGGPPPTLLPEDHPDTEVARALAGDASPLELAASHPASSLAWAVLAEQALADGREVEAYAYARTGYHRGLDALRRAGWRGHGPVPASHEPNRGFLRALAALGRAAAAIGEDDEAQRVAAFLLDCDPTFTG
- a CDS encoding SpoIIE family protein phosphatase; amino-acid sequence: MRVVATAGDVPPPGRDAAGLPRPAETDPAADPVAGQLVGLTTGPLRVVGHARYPDGTLTRWLETQLCLHVEPDVVPPGECLSLPVPGRRGVLGLLVVGIPDGGLADDDLALLQESARRVGLSLENARLYAREHQLAETLQRTMLPEQSGVPGLDVWSFYAPNLDHAQVGGDWYDVLQMGPDAVGLVVGDVVGHDVEAAAAMGQLRSVVRAYAYEADDPGQVLMRVDQLVTGMRIPRSASLVLVTLARVDEGVWELQWSRAGHLPPLLVSGGEVAVLSEGGGTLVGVGDRPRHTGSRTLGPGDVLVLYTDGLIERRSRPLMDGLQMLREVCADLTATDAAGIGEELLAALGDEPEDDMAVVVLRVPEDDTTAVVPGDGPRQRRWQLPGDPSSIGRARHLTVQACRAWSLGCASEAELVVSELVGNAVLHGWGPVGLRLRHGARGLVIEVDDANPAPPSAVEAADRGVGGYGLHVVQRLAEWGWHRSGAGKTVWARVPDRV